The following coding sequences are from one Ornithodoros turicata isolate Travis chromosome 1, ASM3712646v1, whole genome shotgun sequence window:
- the LOC135386119 gene encoding uncharacterized protein LOC135386119: MPAVYQFTSPKCHWRVLSLKDLFRHLHGSHGHEKNWICGLSGCVQSFTHFPSYRKHVYRKHLDLLHKETRDLSTELETCHGTPAVDTHTDASADADISDDTTTGANDGEQQQHSLQSDHDSSSAAGEPDRVKQFALLFLKWKESKRMPEATGDEIANDVISYVQGLTEDLSRKPTQQWVDILSSVGDGMEMLFTKGDRTDYWSTCLPFVEPRTIVIGTDERGKRNVFRYVPILEVLKNLLEVPDIYSNFCCPDEEDGYLKTAFDGTAFIDHAYFNGDEEMICIQLYADEFEVCDPLGSKRGKHKLLGVYFSILNLPQRIRSSLSQIHLVLLVNDTHISAYDLDKVFAPLMEDVASLENQGLTVKGQTLKGTVFIVTGDNVSCHRLGGFKCNFSGGRICRFCLALRYEVSNKHLEADFVSMTPEGHLHHLDMLKSGIPTLSLYGVREPCTFNFTGFHPTEHFPTDIMHDILEGVISFVMMHIIDY; this comes from the coding sequence CACCCACTTCCCTTCATATAGGAAGCATGTTTATCGCAAGCACCTTGACCTCCTCCATAAAGAAACAAGAGACCTGTCAACAGAGCTTGAAACCTGCCATGGCACACCTGCAGTTGACACACACACGGATGCATCAGCTGATGCCGACATATCAGATGACACGACAACAGGGGCCAATGACGGTGAACAGCAGCAACACAGCCTTCAAAGTGACCATGATAGCAGCTCCGCTGCTGGAGAGCCTGATCGTGTGAAGCAGTTTGCACTACTCTTTCTAAAGTGGAAGGAGAGCAAGCGCATGCCAGAAGCAACCGGTGATGAGATCGCCAATGATGTCATCTCTTACGTCCAGGGTCTCACAGAGGACTTATCAAGAAAACCAACACAACAATGGGTAGACATTTTGTCTTCTGTTGGTGATGGCATGGAGATGCTGTTTACAAAAGGAGACAGAACTGACTACTGGAGCACCTGCCTGCCATTTGTGGAACCTCGAACCATAGTGATTGGAACTGATGAACGTGGAAAACGAAATGTTTTCCGCTACGTTCCGATACTTGAAGTCCTGAAAAACCTGCTTGAAGTCCCGGATATATACAGCAATTTTTGCTGTCCAGACGAGGAAGATGGCTACCTCAAAACAGCTTTTGACGGGACAGCATTCATCGATCACGCATACTTCAACGGCGATGAAGAAATGATTTGCATACAGCTGTACGCAGATGAATTCGAGGTGTGCGATCCCTTAGGAAGCAAGAGGGGGAAGCATAAGCTCCTTGGTGTTTACTTTTCCATTCTGAACCTTCCCCAAAGGATAAGGTCCTCACTTTCGCAGATCCACCTTGTGCTACTTGTAAATGACACGCATATCTCAGCCTATGACCTGGACAAAGTTTTTGCTCCCTTGATGGAGGATGTTGCGTCACTGGAAAATCAGGGGCTGACAGTGAAGGGACAAACACTGAAGGGAACGGTCTTCATAGTGACAGGTGACAATGTCTCATGCCACAGACTCGGAGGCTTCAAGTGTAACTTCAGCGGAGGAAGAATATGCCGCTTTTGTTTGGCACTACGGTATGAGGTCAGTAATAAGCACCTTGAAGCCGACTTTGTATCTATGACTCCGGAAGGCCACCTGCATCATCTCGATATGCTCAAGAGTGGCATACCTACTTTGTCATTGTATGGTGTTCGGGAGCCCTGCACTTTCAACTTCACTGGGTTTCATCCAACGGAACACTTTCCAACTGACATCATGCATGACATTTTGGAAGGCGTGATCTCATTTGTGATGATGCACATAATTGATTACTGA